Proteins from a single region of Carassius gibelio isolate Cgi1373 ecotype wild population from Czech Republic chromosome A5, carGib1.2-hapl.c, whole genome shotgun sequence:
- the npffr1l2 gene encoding neuropeptide FF receptor 1 like 2, with translation MVEEPAEIEMSQELSTLYLNSSLQNDYINNSNVTNHTGITYYPYYQHSLPVAAALTMAYLFIFLLCMVGNGLVCLIVLENRRMRTVTNLFILNLAVSDLLVGVFCIPTTLVDNLITGWPFTNTVCKMSGLVQGMSVSASVFTLVAIAVDRFRCIVYPFQPKLSLLVAKVTIVMIWVLAVVIMCPSAVTLTVERVEHHYMVHNEDYNHTYPLFSCFENWANPEMRKVYTTVLFAHIYLIPLTLITLMYGRIGIKLYTTSVISGNDQHESRQPHVSPPAPGVQQEGRPLISQKKIKVIKMLSVVALLFTLSWLPLWTLMLLTDYGGLNEEELDLLSGYVFPFAHWLAFSNSSVNPIIYGYYNENFKRGFQAVCRTHSCCCGGMRVRGGMRQKARGDTRDPVANSNPLNFGARNRVYTDGVTKNSRMCLELEHRRTGRLCNNSVCSNDTGSSAGSGIKGVTNQKVFQMEELEKISPVRVGKNQAWDQ, from the exons ATGGTGGAGGAGCCAGCAGAAATAGAGATGTCACAGGAGCTTTCCACACTCTATTTGAACAGCAGCCTCCAGAACGATTACATAAACAACAGTAATGTCACCAACCACACCGGTATCACCTACTACCCTTACTACCAGCACTCTCTACCTGTGGCTGCCGCCCTGACTATGGCCTACCTCTTCATTTTCCTGCTGTGCATGGTTGGAAATGGCTTGGTGTGTCTCATTGTGCTGGAGAACCGGCGGATGAGAACAGTCACAAACCTTTTCATCCTCAACCTGGCTGTGAGCGACCTTCTGGTGGGGGTTTTCTGTATCCCGACAACCCTGGTGGACAACCTCATTACAG GTTGGCCGTTCACAAACACAGTCTGTAAGATGAGTGGCCTGGTGCAGGGCATGTCCGTGTCTGCTTCTGTGTTCACGCTGGTGGCCATCGCAGTGGACAG GTTCCGTTGCATTGTGTACCCATTCCAACCCAAACTCAGCCTGCTGGTTGCCAAGGTGACCATAGTGATGATCTGGGTGCTCGCTGTGGTCATTATGTGTCCATCGGCTGTGACGTTAACTGTGGAGAGAGTGGAGCATCATTACATGGTCCACAATGAAGACTACAACCATACATACCCACTTTTCTCATGCTTTGAGAACTGGGCCAACCCAGAGATGAGAAAAGTCTACACCACCGTCCTGTTCGCACACATTTACCTCATTCCCCTCACCCTGATAACTCTTATGTACGGACGAATTGGGATAAAACTCTACACCACTTCTGTGATCTCTGGGAACGATCAGCATGAAAGCAGACAGCCTCACGTCTCGCCTCCGGCCCCTGGAGTCCAGCAGGAAGGTCGGCCCCTCATTTCCCAAAAGAAGATCAAAGTGATTAAGATGTTGAGTGTTGTGGCCTTGTTATTCACACTCTCTTGGCTGCCTCTGTGGACCTTGATGCTCCTCACAGACTATGGAGGTCTAAATGAAGAAGAGTTAGACCTCCTGAGCGGCTACGTGTTCCCGTTTGCTCACTGGTTGGCGTTCTCGAACTCGAGCGTCAATCCTATTATCTACGGGTACTACAATGAGAACTTCAAGAGGGGCTTTCAGGCGGTGTGCAGGACGCATTCGTGCTGCTGCGGTGGAATGAGGGTGAGGGGCGGAATGCGACAGAAAGCTAGAGGAGACACGAGGGATCCAGTGGCAAACTCCAATCCCTTGAATTTCGGAGCAAGGAACCGGGTGTACACCGACGGCGTTACCAAGAACTCCAGGATGTGTCTGGAGTTGGAGCACAGGAGAACTGGCCGACTTTGTAATAACTCGGTCTGCTCGAATGACACAGGATCCAGTGCGGGATCTGGGATCAAAGGGGTTACAAACCAAAAAGTGTTTCAGATGGAGGAGCTGGAGAAAATAAGTCCTGTCAGGGTGGGAAAAAACCAAGCCTGGGATCAATAG